In one window of Opitutus sp. GAS368 DNA:
- a CDS encoding MotA/TolQ/ExbB proton channel family protein, producing the protein MTAFSYSVFAKGGPVMWLLVLLGLAAIVLFIERALFLHRGQIRSTEFLGGIKNLLQKQRLMEALTLCEETPGPVAKVVKAGLRHATDDEQAMRFAIQEAAIVEIPVLERRISALAAIAQIAPLFGLLGTLLGMIKTFWLFNQGGNYATPVVLAGGMWEALLTAAAGVVVAIPALLARHFLTGRVRALVQDMEWAGSELMRFLLRDYRGDPGEKK; encoded by the coding sequence ATGACGGCTTTCAGCTACAGTGTCTTCGCCAAGGGCGGCCCCGTGATGTGGCTGCTTGTCCTGCTCGGGCTGGCGGCGATCGTCCTTTTCATCGAGCGCGCGCTGTTCCTGCACCGCGGCCAGATCCGTTCGACGGAATTCCTCGGCGGCATCAAGAATCTGCTGCAGAAACAGCGGCTGATGGAGGCCCTGACCCTGTGCGAAGAGACGCCCGGGCCGGTGGCCAAGGTCGTGAAGGCCGGGCTGCGGCACGCCACGGACGACGAGCAGGCGATGCGCTTCGCCATCCAGGAGGCGGCGATCGTCGAGATCCCGGTGCTGGAGCGGCGCATCAGCGCGCTCGCGGCCATCGCGCAGATCGCGCCGTTGTTCGGGCTGCTGGGCACGCTCCTCGGGATGATCAAGACCTTCTGGCTCTTCAACCAGGGCGGCAACTACGCGACGCCCGTCGTGCTGGCCGGTGGCATGTGGGAGGCGCTGCTCACGGCGGCGGCCGGCGTGGTCGTGGCGATCCCGGCGCTCCTGGCGCGGCATTTTCTCACGGGCCGCGTGCGGGCGCTCGTGCAGGACATGGAATGGGCGGGCAGCGAACTCATGCGTTTTTTGCTGCGCGACTACCGCGGCGATCCCGGGGAGAAAAAATGA
- a CDS encoding biopolymer transporter ExbD encodes MITRPLDLESRMSPPPRDLNFVAWVNVGMIVLFFSLLGSRFVLAPGIVIGVGTDGAAVPVQPAVGAGATYVVVSYQRDNVVMFEDGIYSMTELRKQMEAYIKKHPGAVMQVNADRQVSWQSILDLCTMAKAVGFAYIVVPTESPIPAAAPR; translated from the coding sequence ATGATCACGCGCCCGCTCGACCTGGAGTCGCGGATGAGTCCGCCGCCGCGCGACCTGAATTTCGTCGCGTGGGTGAATGTCGGGATGATTGTGCTGTTTTTCAGCCTGCTGGGTTCACGCTTCGTCCTTGCGCCCGGCATAGTGATCGGGGTGGGGACGGATGGCGCAGCAGTGCCGGTCCAGCCGGCTGTGGGCGCCGGGGCCACCTACGTGGTGGTGAGCTACCAGCGGGACAACGTCGTCATGTTCGAGGATGGTATTTATTCCATGACGGAATTAAGGAAGCAAATGGAAGCCTACATCAAAAAACATCCGGGTGCCGTGATGCAGGTGAATGCGGACCGGCAGGTATCGTGGCAGTCGATTCTGGATTTGTGCACCATGGCCAAGGCCGTGGGCTTCGCTTACATTGTCGTGCCAACGGAGTCCCCCATCCCTGCGGCGGCGCCGCGATAG